A region from the Metarhizium brunneum chromosome 7, complete sequence genome encodes:
- the PAC1-2 gene encoding Nuclear distribution protein PAC1-2, which translates to MFAPAATGRILTSRQAEELHKSIIAYLSANDKHVTSDTLRKELGLDENVFTADVTKKYENLLEKKWTSTIMDLESRNAALQSDIDRTIQATSKRQDPSCWLPESPRYSLQGHQGAINCVAFHPKFSSLASGSDDCTIKIWDWEFGELEKTIKGHTQAVRGVDYGGPHGGTLLASCSSDLTIKLWDPADDYKNIRTLYGHDHSICSVRFVPSSHLEWGPRQLASASGDRTIKLWNVENGHCVYTLRGHTDWVRSIYPSADGRILLSAGNDRTARLWDISAASPESTLTLVGHALGINCCALAPASSHPYLAAVAPSKEPAVSGGAAEFIATGSRDNTIMIWDAQGTCVRTLVGHDSWVTAIVFHPGGRYLLSVADDKTLRCWDLAQGQCVKVLEGIHEQFITCLQWVPQVASGGVSASTGDGLGAAPMSAKVKTGAEVQIRCVAATASMDMTIKIFAG; encoded by the exons ATGTTTGCTCCTGCAGCCACGGGCCGCATCTTGACCAGCCGACAAGCTGAAGAGCT GCACAAATCCATCATTGCCTACCTGTCGGCGAACGACAAGCACGTCACCTCGGATACGCTCCGCAAGGAGCTTGGCCTCGACGAGAATGTATTCACTGCCGACGTGACCAAGAAGTACGAAAATTTGCTCGAGAAGAAATGGACGAGCACG ATTATGGATCTTGAATCTCGAAACGCCGCCTTGCAATCGGACATTGACCGCACCATTCAGGCAACCTCGAAGCGACAGGACCCTTCCTGCTGGCTGCCCGAATCGCCGCGATATTCACTGCAGGGCCACCAGGGCGCGATAAATTGCGTCGCTTTCCACCCCAAGTTTTCCTCCCTTGCCTCCGGATCAGACGACTGCACAATCAAAATATGGGACTGGGAATTCGGCGAGCTGGAAAAGACCATCAAGGGCCACACGCAGGCGGTCCGAGGCGTCGACTATGGCGGTCCGCACGGCGGCACTCTTCTTGCGTCGTGTAGTTCCGATCTCACCATCAAGCTCTGGGACCCTGCAGACGACTACAAGAACATCCGCACCCTATACGGCCACGATCACAGCATCTGCTCCGTCCGTTTTGTGCCCTCTAGCCATCTGGAATGGGGCCCTCGACAActcgccagcgccagcggtGATCGCACAATCAAGCTGTGGAATGTCGAAAACGGCCACTGTGTCTATACACTGCGCGGCCACACCGATTGGGTCCGGTCGATATATCCATCTGCCGACGGCCGAATCCTCTTGTCGGCGGGCAACGACCGCACGGCTCGCCTGTGGGATATATCCGCCGCGAGCCCCGAGAGCACGCTGACCCTCGTCGGCCACGCTCTCGGCATCAATTGCTGTGCTCTCGCGCCGGCATCTTCACACCCGTacttggcggccgtggctcCGTCCAAAGAACCGGCCGTGTCTGGCGGTGCGGCCGAGTTTATTGCCACCGGCTCCCGCGACAATACCATCATGATATGGGATGCGCAGGGAACGTGCGTACGGACGTTGGTCGGCCACGACAGCTGGGTGACTGCGATTGTGTTTCACCCCGGTGGCAGGTATCTGCTTTCCGTGGCCGACGACAAGACCTTGCGGTGCTGGGACTTGGCGCAGGGCCAGTGCGTCAAGGTGTTGGAGGGCATTCACGAGCAATTCATCACTTGTCTACAGTGGGTTCCGCAAGTGGCAAGCGGCGGCGTGTCTGCGTCTACCGGCGATGGCTTGGGTGCGGCGCCGATGAGTGCAAAAGTGAAGACGGGCGCGGAGGTCCAGATTCGCTGCGTTGCTGCGACGGCAAGCATGGACATGACTATCAAAATATTTGCGGGCTGA
- the PAA1 gene encoding Polyamine N-acetyltransferase 1, with translation MTAYIRPLSSLDLDRCAALESAAFPPSEAATYEKIDYRLSSCPELCYGLFLRNSDAAAPDPSTVRVLSSAEAQDKDGILVAHTIATKARATLIVDQDMDYPKDWKTNPRVVADAGHQPSGTSIALHSLAVSPDYQRQGLGKLLMGKYIEQVKKLDGVERISILTYERLVPYYEKLGFKNHGKSAATYAGVSWYDLTYDFS, from the exons ATGACGGCCTACATTCGTCCCTTGTCCTCTCTGGATCTGGATCGGTGCGCGGCCCTAGAGTCTGCCGCCTTTCCGCCGTCGGAGGCTGCGACATACGAAAAG ATTGACTACAGGCTTTCTAGCTGCCCGGAGCTTTGTTACGGGCTGTTTCTCAGAAACTCCGATGCGGCGGCGCCCGATCCGAGCACAGTCCGGGTCCTCTCGTCTGCCGAGGCgcaggacaaggacggcatATTGGTTGCTCACACGATTGCGACCAAGGCCAGGGCAACGCTCATAGTCGACCAGGATATGGACTATCCCAAGGACTGGAAGACGAACCCGAGAGTCGTGGCCGACGCCGGGCATCAGCCGTCCGGGACCAGTATCGCGCTGCACTCTCTCGCCGTTTCACCCGACTACCAAAGGCAGGGGCTGGGCAAGCTCCTGATGGGGAAATATATCGAGCAAGTAAAGAAACTAGATGGTGTCGAGAGGATTTCGATCCTGACATACGAAAGGCTTGTCCCCTACTATGAGAAACTCGGCTTCAAGAACCATGGCAAGAGCGCGGCTACCTACGCGGGCGTTTCGTGGTACGACCTG ACCTACGACTTTTCCTAG